Proteins encoded within one genomic window of Candidatus Schekmanbacteria bacterium:
- a CDS encoding acetate--CoA ligase family protein — translation MRLFEYETKKILTTNGVPVPKNEVVESAAEIKIAGPSVLKVQIPSGGRKKAGGVLFASDGKDAADKAASLLGKEIKGYKVKKVLVEEQLKIKSEYFMAITYDSARKLPVVIFSCEGGIDIEELAVKSPEKIVRRDINTAEGLHEHQMREVAAKAGVESKDILKVGGILFKLLNIFFKYDATLAEINPLVKTEGGDFFAVDGHMELDDDALYRQKSLIESLGKREESKGKAQTEFEKRAAEIDELDHRGVAGRMIEFDGNLGLLIGGGGASLTAFDAIRKHGGKPANYCEIGGNPSVFKVKELVKLILSRKGIDKIAVIMNVVSNTRVDLVARGVVKGVIESGKNPADAITVFRIPGAWEDEGFRILKKHGVQYCDRTVSIDEAAQIAVQKSK, via the coding sequence ATGAGACTCTTTGAATATGAAACTAAAAAGATATTAACGACTAATGGAGTTCCGGTACCAAAAAACGAAGTTGTAGAATCCGCGGCTGAGATTAAAATAGCAGGGCCGTCTGTCTTAAAAGTGCAGATACCTTCTGGTGGAAGGAAAAAAGCCGGCGGTGTCCTTTTTGCTTCTGATGGAAAGGATGCGGCTGATAAAGCGGCATCTCTTCTGGGGAAGGAGATCAAAGGTTATAAAGTAAAGAAAGTGCTTGTAGAAGAACAGCTCAAAATAAAATCTGAATATTTCATGGCTATAACCTATGATTCAGCAAGGAAACTTCCGGTTGTAATATTTAGTTGCGAAGGTGGGATAGATATAGAGGAGCTTGCAGTAAAGTCTCCTGAAAAGATAGTACGCAGAGATATTAATACTGCTGAAGGCCTTCATGAACATCAGATGCGGGAAGTGGCTGCTAAAGCCGGAGTTGAATCAAAAGACATCCTGAAAGTGGGTGGAATACTTTTTAAGCTTTTAAATATTTTCTTCAAATATGATGCAACACTGGCTGAAATAAACCCTCTTGTGAAAACTGAAGGGGGAGATTTTTTTGCTGTGGATGGTCATATGGAACTTGATGATGATGCTCTTTACCGCCAGAAATCGCTTATTGAGTCCCTTGGGAAAAGGGAGGAATCGAAAGGAAAGGCTCAGACGGAGTTTGAAAAAAGAGCCGCAGAGATTGATGAGCTTGACCACCGCGGTGTTGCCGGCCGCATGATCGAGTTTGACGGGAATCTTGGACTTTTAATAGGCGGAGGCGGTGCAAGCCTTACAGCCTTTGATGCGATAAGAAAACATGGCGGCAAGCCTGCAAACTACTGTGAGATAGGCGGCAATCCGAGCGTTTTTAAGGTTAAGGAGCTTGTGAAACTGATCCTTTCAAGAAAAGGGATTGATAAGATCGCAGTTATAATGAATGTTGTAAGCAATACCCGTGTTGATCTTGTGGCAAGGGGTGTGGTTAAAGGTGTTATAGAGAGCGGCAAGAATCCGGCTGATGCAATAACAGTTTTCAGGATTCCCGGAGCATGGGAAGACGAAGGGTTCAGGATATTGAAGAAACATGGCGTACAGTATTGCGACAGGACAGTTTCTATTGATGAGGCGGCGCAAATAGCGGTTCAGAAGAGCAAGTGA
- a CDS encoding succinate--CoA ligase subunit alpha, giving the protein MAILADENTKIIIQGITGREATTFTKDLLDYGANVVGGITPGKGGWEVYGVPVYDTVKQCIEKTPANACVISVPPGMVKGAAFEAIDNGIKLVVIVTERVPRKDVIDIVSFARLKDARVIGPNSLGLISPHKAKVGMVGGRAADVRKAYSEGSVGIISRSGGMTTEIANLLTLNGIGQSTCISIGGDAIVGSNYLDLIPLFAKDKGTKAVVIFCEPGGNVEESLSELVIREKIKLPIVAFVAGRFADEMPGVRFGHAAAIVEGNKGTTKGKIEKFRQAGIMVAEEFKDIIKHLKSVM; this is encoded by the coding sequence ATGGCAATCTTAGCTGATGAGAACACGAAGATAATAATACAGGGCATCACCGGCAGGGAAGCGACAACCTTTACAAAAGATCTGCTCGATTACGGGGCAAATGTAGTAGGCGGAATTACCCCGGGCAAAGGTGGATGGGAGGTTTACGGTGTGCCGGTTTATGATACAGTTAAACAGTGTATTGAGAAAACCCCTGCCAATGCGTGCGTAATCTCAGTGCCGCCAGGAATGGTCAAAGGCGCGGCATTTGAAGCTATTGACAACGGGATAAAACTTGTCGTGATAGTAACTGAAAGAGTGCCGCGAAAGGATGTAATAGATATAGTTTCTTTTGCGAGATTAAAGGATGCAAGAGTCATAGGTCCTAATTCTCTCGGCCTCATATCTCCTCATAAAGCAAAGGTCGGGATGGTAGGAGGAAGGGCGGCTGATGTAAGAAAAGCATACAGCGAAGGTTCAGTCGGGATTATCTCCCGTTCAGGAGGAATGACGACCGAGATCGCAAACCTCCTTACGTTGAATGGCATAGGGCAGAGCACATGTATAAGTATAGGCGGAGATGCCATAGTAGGTTCCAATTATCTTGATCTGATCCCGCTTTTTGCAAAAGACAAAGGTACAAAGGCTGTAGTGATTTTCTGTGAACCGGGCGGAAACGTTGAGGAATCACTTTCTGAACTGGTTATAAGGGAAAAGATAAAACTTCCTATCGTTGCATTCGTGGCAGGAAGGTTTGCCGATGAAATGCCGGGTGTGAGGTTTGGACATGCTGCCGCAATTGTTGAAGGAAACAAGGGGACCACAAAGGGTAAGATAGAGAAGTTCAGGCAGGCTGGTATTATGGTTGCTGAAGAATTCAAGGATATAATAAAGCACTTAAAGAGCGTAATGTAA
- a CDS encoding 4Fe-4S binding protein produces the protein MASLFINVKIKNGCLGIKKCGECVKVCPVNIFEAKDDSVLIVEGNEDECTLCDLCLQKCPVNVIDVIRLY, from the coding sequence ATGGCAAGTCTCTTTATAAACGTTAAAATAAAAAATGGTTGTCTTGGAATTAAAAAATGCGGAGAGTGCGTTAAAGTTTGTCCTGTCAATATATTTGAAGCAAAGGATGACAGCGTTCTCATTGTTGAGGGGAACGAAGATGAATGCACTCTCTGTGATCTTTGCCTCCAGAAATGTCCTGTTAATGTAATTGATGTGATAAGGTTGTATTAA
- a CDS encoding TPM domain-containing protein, with product MRCKSIKCAAGIVFFLVIFWVTSASSSVDYNFPSPRGFINDFSGVLSRSAVASLSGLCQDIKNKTGVEVSVVVIDSVSPFELEDYAVKLFEKWGIGEKNKDNGVLFILAAKDRKMRIEVGYGLEGILTDGYCGETLDMVIPYFKNGEFDQGVMTGVARIAAPIGKEYNVEFTPLPTNSRNVLRKRGGGNPFQLFGIAIFVVISLLNRFLVSPAQRRKGRGYWMGGIGSGGFGGGGSFGGGGFGGFGGGMSGGGGSSRSW from the coding sequence ATGCGCTGTAAAAGCATTAAGTGTGCGGCAGGGATTGTTTTTTTCCTTGTCATTTTTTGGGTTACTTCAGCCTCCTCGTCTGTTGATTATAATTTTCCATCACCCCGGGGATTTATTAATGATTTTAGCGGAGTACTTTCCAGGTCAGCAGTGGCTTCTCTCTCCGGACTGTGTCAGGATATAAAAAATAAGACAGGTGTGGAAGTTTCTGTTGTAGTAATAGACAGTGTTTCTCCCTTTGAACTTGAAGATTATGCTGTAAAGCTTTTTGAAAAATGGGGTATTGGTGAAAAAAACAAAGATAACGGAGTGCTTTTCATTTTGGCAGCAAAAGACAGGAAAATGCGGATAGAAGTAGGATATGGGCTTGAAGGAATTTTAACTGATGGGTATTGCGGTGAAACTCTTGATATGGTTATTCCCTATTTCAAAAATGGTGAATTCGATCAGGGAGTGATGACAGGTGTTGCGCGGATCGCTGCACCTATAGGGAAAGAATATAATGTTGAATTTACTCCTCTTCCAACAAACAGCAGAAATGTTTTGAGAAAAAGGGGAGGAGGAAACCCTTTCCAGTTATTTGGCATAGCAATATTTGTAGTGATATCTTTGCTGAACAGGTTTCTTGTCAGTCCGGCTCAGCGGAGAAAAGGAAGGGGTTATTGGATGGGAGGAATCGGTTCAGGAGGATTTGGAGGAGGAGGTAGTTTCGGCGGCGGTGGTTTTGGAGGGTTTGGCGGGGGTATGAGCGGTGGCGGTGGTTCCAGCCGTTCATGGTAG
- a CDS encoding LemA family protein, which yields MKESTKYILGAVGIIVVLVLIGGSFIVSGINKVVGFDENVKKEWSQVDNQLQRRYDLIPNLVETVKGYASQEKEVFIKVTEARSRVGQAKSISEKIDANNELTGALSRLLVVVERYPDLKSNQNFIRLQDELAGTENRIAVARMRYNDSVNELNAHIRKIPGVVFARIAGVEQASYFKAVEPAKEVPKVNF from the coding sequence ATGAAAGAAAGCACAAAATATATCCTTGGGGCAGTTGGAATAATTGTTGTACTTGTCTTGATCGGTGGCAGTTTTATTGTATCGGGAATCAATAAGGTTGTCGGATTCGATGAGAATGTAAAAAAAGAATGGTCTCAGGTTGATAATCAGCTTCAGAGACGCTATGACCTGATCCCAAACCTTGTTGAAACAGTGAAAGGCTATGCTTCTCAGGAAAAGGAAGTATTTATAAAGGTTACTGAAGCACGCTCAAGGGTGGGACAGGCAAAAAGTATTTCGGAAAAAATTGATGCAAACAATGAGTTGACCGGAGCGCTTAGCAGACTGCTCGTTGTCGTTGAACGCTATCCGGATCTAAAATCTAATCAGAATTTCATAAGGCTCCAGGATGAACTTGCCGGCACTGAAAACCGCATAGCTGTAGCAAGGATGAGATATAATGATTCTGTCAATGAGCTTAATGCTCATATAAGAAAAATCCCCGGAGTTGTTTTTGCAAGAATAGCAGGTGTTGAACAAGCGTCTTATTTTAAAGCTGTGGAACCTGCTAAAGAGGTGCCTAAAGTGAATTTTTAG
- a CDS encoding helix-turn-helix domain-containing protein has translation MASSKSDILTLKEVADYMRVNTATIYRLVRSGKIPAFRVGNRWRFRQTSIDEWLTTREGNLDEF, from the coding sequence ATGGCATCGAGCAAATCAGATATCCTAACATTAAAAGAAGTAGCAGACTATATGAGAGTGAACACTGCGACTATTTATCGTCTTGTAAGAAGCGGGAAGATACCGGCATTCCGTGTAGGAAACCGCTGGCGCTTCAGACAGACCTCTATTGATGAGTGGCTGACCACAAGAGAAGGAAATTTAGACGAGTTTTAA
- a CDS encoding long-chain-fatty-acid--CoA ligase, which translates to MVVGDILRNNARNYPNKTSFIYENFRFTWSQTDERVNRLANGLLSMGLKVQEPVGLLSRNCHQWFEAAFAVAKAGLKLVPLNMAFVAGEIEQIANDCGMKFIIAEDTKFELVEAVREKCPSLKGVIGLSHDKKHSFEFDFEKIIESNRSTDPEIPVSKDDTFLHIYTSGTTGVPKGALLTHHNNVNQGLCAGYEFRLLPDYVAMTTLPLYFIGGWGGTALPALVRGCSHVIINFDPEKFLSTVQKEKVSYTILVPTIINVLLNHPTVENYDLSSVRVIPFAGSPLPVQLWKKAIVKFGDVFQSIYGLTEVCATITVLHREDVALDGDEKKTARLASIGKAMVGSSARVVNQDMDDVKPGSDEVGEVVLRGNTVMKGYWNSPEVTAEAFRGGWLHTGDLARVDEEGFIFITDRQKDLIISGGKNIYPREIEEVLYRHPAIMDVCVVGVPDEKWGETVKAVVVLKNGMSATEEQIIDFCKQHLASYKKPTSVDIVKELPRTSSGKILKRKVREKYWEGRDSKLI; encoded by the coding sequence ATGGTTGTAGGAGATATTTTAAGGAATAATGCAAGGAATTACCCAAACAAGACAAGTTTTATTTATGAGAATTTCAGATTTACGTGGTCGCAGACTGATGAAAGGGTCAACAGGCTTGCAAATGGTCTTCTGTCCATGGGCTTGAAAGTGCAGGAACCTGTTGGTTTACTTTCCAGAAATTGCCACCAATGGTTTGAGGCAGCTTTTGCAGTAGCTAAAGCTGGACTTAAGCTTGTTCCTCTCAATATGGCATTTGTCGCAGGCGAAATAGAACAGATAGCCAATGACTGCGGAATGAAATTTATTATAGCAGAGGATACCAAGTTTGAACTTGTGGAAGCAGTAAGGGAAAAATGTCCTTCCCTTAAGGGTGTCATTGGACTTAGCCATGACAAGAAACACAGTTTTGAATTTGATTTTGAAAAAATAATTGAATCCAACCGTTCAACCGACCCTGAGATCCCGGTTTCAAAGGATGACACTTTTCTTCATATTTACACCAGCGGCACAACCGGTGTTCCCAAAGGTGCATTGCTGACCCATCATAACAATGTAAACCAGGGTCTTTGCGCAGGTTATGAATTCAGGCTTCTGCCGGACTATGTTGCGATGACAACACTTCCGCTTTACTTTATAGGCGGATGGGGCGGTACGGCACTTCCTGCTCTTGTTAGGGGATGCAGCCATGTGATAATCAACTTTGACCCGGAGAAATTCCTTTCAACGGTACAGAAGGAAAAAGTTTCCTATACGATCCTTGTCCCCACGATAATCAATGTGCTTCTTAATCATCCGACCGTTGAGAATTATGACCTGTCAAGTGTAAGAGTTATCCCGTTTGCGGGTTCACCTCTTCCGGTCCAGCTCTGGAAAAAAGCGATTGTGAAATTCGGGGATGTTTTCCAGTCTATATATGGTTTGACTGAAGTTTGTGCCACAATAACTGTGCTTCATCGTGAAGATGTCGCTCTTGACGGTGACGAGAAAAAAACAGCTAGACTTGCATCAATCGGGAAAGCCATGGTCGGGTCAAGTGCAAGGGTTGTAAACCAGGACATGGATGATGTAAAGCCTGGAAGCGATGAAGTCGGCGAAGTAGTTCTAAGAGGAAACACGGTTATGAAAGGCTATTGGAATTCCCCTGAGGTAACTGCTGAGGCATTCAGGGGGGGATGGCTTCATACCGGAGACCTTGCAAGGGTTGACGAAGAAGGATTTATATTTATAACTGACAGACAGAAGGACCTGATTATAAGCGGCGGAAAGAATATTTATCCCCGTGAAATAGAGGAAGTCCTATATCGCCACCCGGCAATAATGGATGTATGCGTTGTTGGAGTGCCTGATGAAAAATGGGGCGAGACAGTCAAGGCTGTGGTAGTTCTGAAAAACGGAATGAGCGCAACTGAAGAGCAGATTATAGATTTTTGCAAGCAGCATCTTGCATCTTACAAGAAGCCGACATCCGTTGACATAGTAAAAGAGCTTCCGCGTACTTCTTCGGGCAAGATACTTAAACGTAAAGTGCGTGAAAAATACTGGGAAGGAAGAGATTCTAAACTGATTTAA
- a CDS encoding response regulator: MEDQKKLLIVEDSPYLLKLYSDEFEEDGYVVTGCLSGIEALEIVEKDSQFDVIILDARLPVMDGIDFCRVIKKYLPGVPVIVNTAYDHLENEFKDAGVDEYVVKSSDLTVLKKLVRKFSNPDKIDPEGQEAIVRCYEFFNCPEDIKAKCPASKEGEWRCWMINGNCMKQYEIGNKGLPKDIICANCDYFLTYKNLNKK; this comes from the coding sequence ATGGAAGACCAGAAAAAGTTACTAATAGTTGAAGACAGCCCATACCTCCTTAAACTCTATAGTGATGAGTTTGAGGAGGATGGGTATGTTGTGACCGGATGTTTAAGCGGCATTGAAGCCCTTGAGATTGTCGAAAAAGACTCTCAGTTTGACGTGATAATCCTTGATGCAAGACTTCCGGTAATGGATGGAATAGATTTCTGCCGCGTTATAAAAAAATATCTTCCCGGTGTTCCTGTAATAGTCAATACAGCTTATGATCATCTTGAAAATGAATTCAAAGATGCCGGCGTTGATGAATATGTAGTTAAATCATCAGATCTCACTGTTCTGAAGAAACTTGTCAGAAAATTTTCAAACCCTGATAAAATTGATCCTGAAGGCCAAGAAGCGATAGTAAGATGTTATGAATTTTTTAATTGCCCGGAGGATATAAAGGCAAAGTGTCCGGCCTCCAAAGAAGGGGAGTGGAGATGCTGGATGATTAATGGCAATTGCATGAAGCAGTACGAAATTGGGAACAAGGGCTTGCCGAAGGATATTATCTGCGCAAATTGCGATTACTTCCTCACTTACAAAAATCTGAATAAAAAATAG
- a CDS encoding pyridoxamine 5'-phosphate oxidase family protein encodes MMRKFLLPFPLLMCIVIIFSCTTRSGKQAKLTLPISGNAVLNKDHKPVPPEVTCAECHDVSYDAESNATKMWINNYKLFSKEEVWRWIVDFLPDRERFVVSTVGEDSIPTASTIDFVLVPEEKVLLCVNEKGTEKVIQLMKNPWVSMVHYVGSIEGPKAPEKRYWQSVQVLGKATVLEPGTAEFEESLIKYKPARTSMDQSRKRFDMLKISIKKIIVFNSENMKNGYSPYQIWENKDFK; translated from the coding sequence ATGATGAGAAAGTTCCTGCTCCCGTTCCCGTTGCTCATGTGTATCGTAATAATATTTTCATGCACTACTCGTTCAGGAAAACAAGCAAAACTTACCCTCCCGATAAGCGGAAACGCAGTACTTAACAAAGACCACAAGCCTGTCCCGCCAGAGGTCACATGCGCAGAATGCCATGATGTAAGCTATGATGCAGAATCAAATGCCACGAAGATGTGGATAAACAACTATAAACTCTTCTCAAAAGAAGAAGTCTGGCGGTGGATAGTGGATTTCCTTCCTGACAGAGAGCGCTTTGTAGTATCAACCGTTGGGGAAGACTCAATCCCGACTGCATCAACTATTGATTTTGTCCTCGTACCTGAAGAAAAAGTTTTACTCTGCGTAAATGAAAAAGGGACTGAAAAAGTCATTCAGCTGATGAAAAACCCCTGGGTCAGTATGGTCCATTATGTAGGTTCCATTGAAGGGCCAAAAGCCCCGGAGAAAAGGTACTGGCAAAGCGTTCAGGTTCTTGGAAAGGCAACAGTGCTTGAACCGGGAACAGCTGAATTCGAAGAATCATTGATAAAATATAAACCTGCCAGGACAAGCATGGATCAGTCGAGGAAACGTTTCGATATGCTGAAGATAAGTATCAAGAAAATCATTGTCTTTAACTCCGAAAACATGAAAAACGGATACTCACCTTACCAGATATGGGAAAATAAGGATTTTAAATAG